DNA sequence from the Caldilineales bacterium genome:
GCTGCGGCCCTGTCGTTGGCGGCGCTCAACCTCCTGCGCCTGGGCGAAGTCTGGGCTTTGCTGCGGCTGCACCCTTTCAGCCCCGCCTATCTCAAACCGTTCGCGGCGGCGCTCCCGACGGCGCTGGCGGGCCTGGCCTGGCTGCGCTGGCTGCCGATGGACAATATCCTCCACCTGGCGGCTGCCTGTGTGGCCAGCGGGCTGGTCTATCTGGCCGCCATCTGGCTGCTGCGCTTCGACGCCGGCGACCGGCTGATGTTCGATGCCTTCCGCACCCGACTCGTGCGCCTGGCGCCGGGGAAAAGAAGGAAGGTAGACAAGTAGACAAGGAGACAGGTAGACAAGTGGCAAGTGGCAAGTGGCAGGTGGCAGGTGGCAAGTAGACAGGTAGACAGGAAGACAAGGGAGGGGCGGGGCCGGCTCTGCATGGCGCGAAGGGCCGCACGCCCCCCGCCCACTGCCCACTGACCACTGACCACTGACTACCAACCTCTGACCACTGACCACTGACCACCGACCACTGCCCCATGCCCCTCTACATCATCGGCCTCGACGGCGCCACCTGGGACATCCTCGACCCACTCATCGAGCAGGGCGTGATGCCGCGCCTGCAGGCGCTCATCCGCCAGGGCATGGCCACGGCGCTTGAGTCCACCTGGCCGCCCGTGACGGCGCTGGCCTGGCCCACCTGTTACACCGGCCAGAATGCCGGCAAACACGGCGTCTTCTCGTTCGTCCGGCTCGACGCCGCCGGACAGGAGCGCGTGGTGGATGGGCGAGCCGTGGCGGCGCCGGCGCTTTGGGATTGGGCCACGGCCGCCGGGCTGAAGGTGGGGGTCAGCGGCGTGCCCGTCACCTATCCCGCCCGCCCGGTCGCCGGCTTCATGATCAGCGACTTCCTCACCCCGCCCGGCGCGACCGACGCCTTCTACCCTGCCGACCTGGCCGCCCGCCTGTCCCCCTGGACCTTTCATGTCCCGCCCAGCGAGGCCCAGCCCAGCGTCGAAAACACACGCGACTTCATCGACCATCTCACTGGCGTGGCCGCCCGCCAATTCGACGCCCTGCAAACCCTGCTGGATCAACACCGCCCCGACCTCTTCTTCGGCGTCTGGATGCACCCCGACACCCTCCAGCACGCCTACTGCGGCTACCTGCACCCCCAGCATCCCCTCTTTGCCCGGCCCGAAGCCCACGCCTTGCGCGCGATCATTGCTGCGGCCTTCCGGCAGCTGGATGACTTCATCGGCCGGCTGGCCGAGCGCGCCCTGCCCGATGGCAACGTCTTCATCCTCAGCGACCACGGCTTCGGCCCGGTTCACCGCCGCCTGGCCCTGAACAACGCCCTCGCCCGCCACGGCTTTCTGCGCCTGCACCGGGGCCGGATGCTCTCACACCGCCTGGGGCGCCGCCTGCGCCGGGGTTTGGGCTGGCGGCAGGGCGAGGCCGAGGAGTCCTTGCGACACGTCAAGCGCCAGGCCGGACAGAGCGCCTATATCGATTGGCCGCACACACGGGCCTTCAGCGGCGCCCTGCACGAAATGTGCATCCATCTCCACCGCGCCGACCGCTACCCCACCGGCATCGTCCACCCTGCCGACATCGCTCCCCTCCTGGCCGATCTGAGCGCCATGCTCCTGGCCCTGTGCGACGACGCCGGGCAGCCGCTCCTGGCTGCGGTCTACCGGCCCGAAGAACTCTTCTCTGGCCCCTACCTCGGCCAGGCGCCCGACCTCATCCTGCGCCCCCACCATCCCGGCGACATCATCACCGACGGCCTGTTGCGGGGCGGCCGCCTCTATCGTTCCGAAGCGGCCAAGCCGGGGGGGTGGCACCGGTGCGAGGGCATCCTGGCGGCAGCCGGGAGAGACATCCGCCAGGGGGGAGCGCCAGCAGCCTGGCCCACCCTGGCCGACATCGCCCCCACCGCCCTCAGGCTCCTGGGTTTCGCCCCCCCTGGCGACATGGATGGCCGCGTCCTGGATGAACTCCTGCTGCCGACGACGGCGCCGTTGCCGGACTTGCCAGCGATGAGCAACGCCGTCAACAGGTCGGGCGAGGCGTGGGCCGCCGGCGAAGAAGCGGCGCTGTTGGCAAGGCTGCGAGGGCTTGGCTACCTGAATTGAGCGCCGTGTCCGGTTTTTTGGGGCCATCCTGCGCCCAAGTTGGCAGTTTGCCCGAACTGGTGTAAGCTGTCGGCGATTGATTCCTGGCGCACCAACCTTTCCTGGCGCCCACTCATGCACAGGTAGTTCCGCTTGCAGCCCTTCGACTACATCCGTCCTTCCAGTCTCGCCGAAGCGAGCCAGCTTCTGGCCCAGCGCCAGCCGCAGGCGCGTGTGTTGGCTGGCGGCGTCGAGATCCTGCCCCAGATGGAGCTAGGGCTGGTCGCTACCGACCTCCTGCTCGACATCAAACACCTGCCCGAGACGACCCGAATCGAGACCGATCCCACCACGGCGCTTCACTGCGGCGCCGCCATCACCCTGCGCACCCTGGTCGAGCAGAGCGATGTCCGCCGTTTCTTCCCCCTCCTGACCCAGGTCGGCGAACGCATCGCCTCGCCGCAGATCCGCAACCGCGCCACCGTCGGCGGCGCCATCTGCGCCGCGGCTGCCAACTCCAGCCTGGCCCCAGCCCTGCTGTGCTACGATGCGGTCTGCCATCTCTTCGGCCCACTGGGGACCCGGAGTCTGCCGCTGGCGGCGTTTCTGATTGGGCCAGGGCAAACGGCGCTTGACCCAGGCGAAATCCTCACCCATATCACCCTTCCCATCGCCGGTCGCGGCGCCAAGACCGCCTATCGTCAGGTGCTCAACACTCAGTCGGGGCATGGCCCGCTGGTGGGGGTGGCCGCAGCCGCCAGTGTGGACAACGAACGAGGCCCGGTCTGGCGGCTGGCTGTGACCGGGGCGGCGCCCCATCCCTACCGGGCGACCGAGGCCGAGCAGATGCTTGCCGGCGCCATGCCGTCGCCCGAAACCCTGGCCGCTGCGGCAACCGCCGTGGCGCGGTCGTGCCGGCCTGTCGACGACCACCGCGCCAGCGCCGCCTACCGTCGGGCGCTGGTCGCCGTCCTGGCGCGGCGCAGTCTCGATGACATTGCCGGCCAACTGGCAGGAGCAAACGCGTGAAACATGAGATCAACCTGACGGTCAACGGTGAAACGCTCGGCATCGAGGTGGAGTCGCATCACACATTGTTGCGTGTTCTCAGGCAGCAACTTGGGCTGACGGGGGCCAAGTCGGGGTGCGAAGGCGGCGAATGCGGCGCCTGCACGGTGCTACTCGACGGCGACCCAATCTATGCCTGCCTGGTGCTGGCCGTCGAGGCCGACGGCGCCGGCGTAGAAACGGTGGAGGGCCTTGCCACCAGCGAAGACCTGCAGCCGCTACAGCAGATCTACATCGATCAGCACGGTTTTCAGTGCGGGTTCTGCGCCTCCGGCTTTCTGATGTCGGCTTCGGCGCTGCTCAGACGCAACGGCCGGCCCGACCAGGACGCCATCCGCGCCGCCCTGGCCGGCAATCTCTGTCGCTGCACCGGTTACGGCAGCATCATCAAGGCCGTGCAATCGGCCTCTCGTGCACGCCGCTAAGCCTTTGGGAGCATGGCTATGATCAACTTGCGCAAACCCACCATCGTCGGCAAACCGATGGCGCGCGTCGAAGGCCAACTGAAGACCACGGGACAGGCGCGCTATCTGGACGACCTGCGTTTTGGCGTCGAGCCGCTGGTTGCCCGGCTCGTTCTCAGCCGGCGCCCCCATGCCGACTTCACGCTCGCTGTCGGCGGCGCCGAAGCCATGCCGGGAGTCGCCAAAGTGCTGACAGGGCGAGATCTGCCGGGCGCGCTGGGGCGACGCCTGTTCGACCGCCCGCTATTGGCGCGCGACCGGGTGCTGTACAGCGGCCAGGCCATCGCCGTCGTGGCGGCAGAAACGCCGGAAATCGCCGCCGCAGCGGCCGGGGCCGTCCAGATCGACTACGTGGAGCGACCGGCCGTCTTCGACCTGGCGCAGGCGCTCGACCCGGCGGCGCCGCTGCTCTACGATGGTCGCGCCACCAACATCGCCTATGAAAGCCAGGCCAGCCGCGGCGACCTGGAAGCCGGCTGGCGCAAAGCCGACGTCGTCATCACCGGCGTCTATGCGGTTGCGCCCACACATCACCTGGCCATGGAGCCGCACGGCGCTGTGGCCGTGGCCGACGCCGATGGGAGCGTCACTCTGTGGGCATCGGCGCAGAACCCTTCACTCTATCAGCAGATGATCTGCCAGGCGCTGGGGTTGTCGCCCGACCGGCTGCGTGTGCTGACGAGCTACGTGGGCGGCAGTTTTGGCGGCAAATCGTTCACCAGCATCGAGGCGCTGGCCGTAGCCCTGGCCCTTGCCCTCCCCGGCCGCCCGGTCAAGTTGGCGCTCACGCGCGCAGAGGATTTGAACAGCACCTTCACCCGGCCCGGGCTGACAGCACGGCTGAAACTGGGCGCAGCCGCCGATGGCACCCTGACGGCGCTGGAGGCGATGTACGAGTGGGATGCAGGAGCGAGCGCCGACGCCCTGATCGAGATGATCGAAACGGTCGTTCACACCGGCACTGGCCCGTACCGAATTCCTCATGTCGCCATCGGCGCCAGGGCCGTCTACACCAATCGCACCCCCGCCGCGCCGATGCGCGGCAACGGCATGACCGAGGTGCAGTGGGCGGTCGAGCAACATATCGACCGGCTGGCCCAGGCCATCGGCGTCGACGCCGTTGACTTCCGGCTGCAGAACTGTCTGATCGGGGGCGACCGCCTGTTCGATGGCCGCAAGATGCACGCTACCGGCCTGGATACCTGCCTGCGCCGGGTGGCGAAGGCGATCCATTGGTCGAAGGCGCCGGCGCGAAGCGGGCTTGCGCACAAGCGCCGTGCCGTGGGGGTGGCGATCGGCTGGAACCCTGTGCTTGGCACCGCCGGCGAAGCGCCCACCAGCGCCAGCATCCGTCTGCAGGCGGCGCCGGGGCCGGTGTTGTTGACCGTGAGCGGCGTCGACTTCGGCCAGGGCCTCCACACCGTGGCCGTGCAGCTGGCAGCCTCGGCAGTGGGCGTCCCGATCGACTGGGTGCAGGTGCGGCCGTCGGCCGAGTCGGTGCAGGGTGGCAACGAGCAGATGCCCCGCAACCAACTCACCTGGAGCGCCGGCAATGCCGTTGTGCGGGCGGCCAACGTGCTCAGGTCGGACATCCTTGCCTGGATGGCCGGCGCCTGGCAGGAAAGCCCCGGTGGTCTCGACATCGTCGAAGGCGATATTATCTCGCATGCGTCGGGCCGCCGACTCTCGCTGCTGGACTACATCCAGGCGGCTGGCGAGGAAGCAGCCGCGGGGCCAAACCCGCGCCCCCTCAGCGCCGAAGGCCATTTCCAGGCTGATGCACCTGCGGACCCAGGCTTTCCGGTCGCGGTGGCGCAGGTCGGGGTCGGAGCGCAGGCGGTCGAGGTCGAGGTCGATGTGGAGACCGGCGAGGTGCAGGTGTTGCGGCTGGCCTCCGCCTTCGACGCCGGCCACGCCATCAATCCCGACATCGTCGAAGCCCAGATTCGCGGCGGCGCCCTCCAGGGGCTGAGCGCCGCCTTGTTCGAGACGATGGCGCCTGCGGCCGGCGCTCCCCCGCTCCGCACCCTGGCCGACTATCACATTGCCACCATCCGCGATGCTCCGGCCAGCCTGGACGCGATCACGGTCGAGGTGCCCGAGGATACGGGACCGTTTGGGGCCCGCGGGGTGGGTGAGCACACAGCTATCGCCGCCGCCCCTGCCCTCGCCAATGCCATCTATCGGGCGACAGGAGCGCGCCCGTATCGTTTGCCGATTTCCGGCGAATCGATCTGGATCGCGCTGCATTCGCAGACGAACGCGCCCGAAGGTGCAAATACTTAGCGGCATTGACGAGCACCCGCCTGACGATTGACCTACGATTGACCTACGCCGCGCGCAAACGCGCGACTCCCACTTGCGTATTTTTGTCTTTATTGCTAATATAGTGTATTGATCAGGTGTATCATGTAGTCATCCCCTTGACTACGGTTTGCAGTTCTACCAGCTTCATCTCACAATTCCATCTTTT
Encoded proteins:
- a CDS encoding (2Fe-2S)-binding protein, which gives rise to MKHEINLTVNGETLGIEVESHHTLLRVLRQQLGLTGAKSGCEGGECGACTVLLDGDPIYACLVLAVEADGAGVETVEGLATSEDLQPLQQIYIDQHGFQCGFCASGFLMSASALLRRNGRPDQDAIRAALAGNLCRCTGYGSIIKAVQSASRARR
- a CDS encoding xanthine dehydrogenase family protein molybdopterin-binding subunit, producing MINLRKPTIVGKPMARVEGQLKTTGQARYLDDLRFGVEPLVARLVLSRRPHADFTLAVGGAEAMPGVAKVLTGRDLPGALGRRLFDRPLLARDRVLYSGQAIAVVAAETPEIAAAAAGAVQIDYVERPAVFDLAQALDPAAPLLYDGRATNIAYESQASRGDLEAGWRKADVVITGVYAVAPTHHLAMEPHGAVAVADADGSVTLWASAQNPSLYQQMICQALGLSPDRLRVLTSYVGGSFGGKSFTSIEALAVALALALPGRPVKLALTRAEDLNSTFTRPGLTARLKLGAAADGTLTALEAMYEWDAGASADALIEMIETVVHTGTGPYRIPHVAIGARAVYTNRTPAAPMRGNGMTEVQWAVEQHIDRLAQAIGVDAVDFRLQNCLIGGDRLFDGRKMHATGLDTCLRRVAKAIHWSKAPARSGLAHKRRAVGVAIGWNPVLGTAGEAPTSASIRLQAAPGPVLLTVSGVDFGQGLHTVAVQLAASAVGVPIDWVQVRPSAESVQGGNEQMPRNQLTWSAGNAVVRAANVLRSDILAWMAGAWQESPGGLDIVEGDIISHASGRRLSLLDYIQAAGEEAAAGPNPRPLSAEGHFQADAPADPGFPVAVAQVGVGAQAVEVEVDVETGEVQVLRLASAFDAGHAINPDIVEAQIRGGALQGLSAALFETMAPAAGAPPLRTLADYHIATIRDAPASLDAITVEVPEDTGPFGARGVGEHTAIAAAPALANAIYRATGARPYRLPISGESIWIALHSQTNAPEGANT
- a CDS encoding xanthine dehydrogenase family protein subunit M, which produces MQPFDYIRPSSLAEASQLLAQRQPQARVLAGGVEILPQMELGLVATDLLLDIKHLPETTRIETDPTTALHCGAAITLRTLVEQSDVRRFFPLLTQVGERIASPQIRNRATVGGAICAAAANSSLAPALLCYDAVCHLFGPLGTRSLPLAAFLIGPGQTALDPGEILTHITLPIAGRGAKTAYRQVLNTQSGHGPLVGVAAAASVDNERGPVWRLAVTGAAPHPYRATEAEQMLAGAMPSPETLAAAATAVARSCRPVDDHRASAAYRRALVAVLARRSLDDIAGQLAGANA
- a CDS encoding alkaline phosphatase family protein; this translates as MPLYIIGLDGATWDILDPLIEQGVMPRLQALIRQGMATALESTWPPVTALAWPTCYTGQNAGKHGVFSFVRLDAAGQERVVDGRAVAAPALWDWATAAGLKVGVSGVPVTYPARPVAGFMISDFLTPPGATDAFYPADLAARLSPWTFHVPPSEAQPSVENTRDFIDHLTGVAARQFDALQTLLDQHRPDLFFGVWMHPDTLQHAYCGYLHPQHPLFARPEAHALRAIIAAAFRQLDDFIGRLAERALPDGNVFILSDHGFGPVHRRLALNNALARHGFLRLHRGRMLSHRLGRRLRRGLGWRQGEAEESLRHVKRQAGQSAYIDWPHTRAFSGALHEMCIHLHRADRYPTGIVHPADIAPLLADLSAMLLALCDDAGQPLLAAVYRPEELFSGPYLGQAPDLILRPHHPGDIITDGLLRGGRLYRSEAAKPGGWHRCEGILAAAGRDIRQGGAPAAWPTLADIAPTALRLLGFAPPGDMDGRVLDELLLPTTAPLPDLPAMSNAVNRSGEAWAAGEEAALLARLRGLGYLN